In Quercus lobata isolate SW786 chromosome 12, ValleyOak3.0 Primary Assembly, whole genome shotgun sequence, a genomic segment contains:
- the LOC115971258 gene encoding inactive poly [ADP-ribose] polymerase RCD1-like isoform X1, producing the protein MEANIAKASDRSRRVVLDLKRKRATRLATYLNEVRPTWDSLQNKLGKRRKLNGCQSKVMSCGSNGRSLLKCYSNYVKTGTPKRLMFYQNGEWIDFPQSVVDVVREDFQVKKSAVEVEFNGHCFMLDFLHMSRVNLKTTLQEPIAWIDEAGSCFFPETFDCHQPEIGEYQDPVLEEPYGPQEIKLCLEIEINGVDQSKLNECSGESNDLVKQIQVNSKPASNRYAIDVENSFSSESDAKMDENFQENKQIPANLVTAPVSENEEFNCDSVQKMFLLGMGASGSTVILDTNRCVSASMQARFELFQKQAELTQKCRGDANVQYAWLACSKGELPTILTYGLGHYGTSTIKSMYGIGVHLAAANCSYTSANFCDVDENEVQHVVLCRVIMGKMEVVCSGSRQNLPSCEDYDSGVDDLQNPRIYIVWTMNMNTHIYPEFVVSFKISSKTEGHLIGSETKLDISGVTSCQVRKHQQLESSAVDLSISQPVSDSGRSEGKAASLGSSNTRAPKSPWMPFPMLFTAISKKVSSEVMDKINEHYELFRTKKIGRDEFIKKLRLIVGDALLRSTITNLQCQLPLRNKCEPEVLQPNLEKEKAQHAFN; encoded by the exons ATGGAAGCAAATATCGCAAAGGCATCGGATAGAAGTAGGAGAGTTGTGCTGGACTTAAAAAGAAAGCGGGCAACCCGGCTTGCTacatatttaaatgaagttagGCCCACTTGGGATTCGTTGCAAAATAAGCTTGGCAAACGGAGGAAATTGAATGGGTGCCAAAGTAAGGTCATGAGCTGTGGGTCTAATGGGAGATCTTTGCTTAAATGTTATTCAAATTATGTGAAAACTGGGACACCAAAGCGTTTAATGTTTTATCAGAATGGTGAATGGATTGATTTCCCCCAGAGTGTGGTTGATGTGGTTAGGGAAGATTTTCAGGTTAAGAAATCTGCTGTAGAGGTTGAATTCAATGGCCATTGCTTTATGCTTGATTTTCTGCATATGTCTCGAGTGAACTTGAAAACAACCTTACAGGAACCCATTGCTTGGATTGATGAAGCAGGTAGTTGCTTCTTTCCTGAAACTTTTGACTGCCATCAACCTGAAATTGGGGAATATCAAGACCCAGTGTTGGAGGAGCCTTATGGGCCTCAAGAGATCAAGCTGTGTTTGGAAATTGAAATCAATGGTGTCGATCAATCCAAGCTGAATGAATGTAGTGGGGAGTCAAATGATCTAGTTAAGCAGATACAAGTCAATAGTAAACCTGCTAGCAACCGCTATGCTATAGATGTTGAGAATAGTTTTAGTAGTGAGTCTGATGCAAAAATGGATGAGAATTTTCAGGAAAATAAACAGATACCTGCAAATTTAGTCACAGCGCCTGTATCtgaaaatgaagaatttaaTTGTGATTCTGTGCAGAAGATGTTTCTTTTGGGTATGGGTGCTTCTGGTAGTACCGTCATACTTGATACAAACCGTTGCGTAAGCGCTTCAATGCAAGCTCGATTTGAGCTTTTTCAGAAGCAGGCAGAACTAACCCAAAAATGTCGTGGGGATGCAAATGTTCAATATGCTTGGCTTGCTTGTTCTAAAGGGGAACTGCCTACAATATTGACATATGGGCTTGGTCATTATGGAACTTCCACAATTAAGTCCATGTATGGTATTGGTGTTCATCTTGCAGCTGCTAACTGCTCTTACACCAG TGCAAATTTTTGTGATGTTGACGAAAATGAGGTACAACACGTGGTGTTGTGCCGAGTGATAATGGGAAAGATGGAGGTTGTTTGTTCTGGCTCTAGACAAAACCTTCCCAGTTGCGAGGACTATGATAGTGGAGTGGATGATCTTCAAAATCCAAGGATTTATATAGTCTGGACTATGAATATGAACACTCACATCTATCCAGAATTTGTTGTTAGTTTCAAGATCTCTTCCAAAACTGAAG GGCATTTGATTGGAAGTGAGACTAAGCTTGATATTTCAGGGGTTACATCTTGTCAGGTGCGTAAGCACCAACAATTAGAGTCTTCTGCAGTTGATTTG AGCATAAGTCAACCAGTTTCAGATTCTGGGAGATCTGAGGGGAAAGCTGCCAGTCTGGGTTCAAGCAATACAAGAGCTCCTAAATCTCCTTGGATGCCTTTTCCCATGTTGTTTACTGCCATTTCAAAGAAAGTTTCTTCTGAGGTCATGGACAAGATTAATGAACATTATGAGTTGTTTAGG ACAAAGAAGATAGGTCGCGATGAGTTCATTAAAAAGTTGAGACTGATAGTTGGGGATGCTTTATTGAGGTCTAC
- the LOC115971258 gene encoding inactive poly [ADP-ribose] polymerase RCD1-like isoform X2, whose amino-acid sequence MEANIAKASDRSRRVVLDLKRKRATRLATYLNEVRPTWDSLQNKLGKRRKLNGCQSKVMSCGSNGRSLLKCYSNYVKTGTPKRLMFYQNGEWIDFPQSVVDVVREDFQVKKSAVEVEFNGHCFMLDFLHMSRVNLKTTLQEPIAWIDEAGSCFFPETFDCHQPEIGEYQDPVLEEPYGPQEIKLCLEIEINGVDQSKLNECSGESNDLVKQIQVNSKPASNRYAIDVENSFSSESDAKMDENFQENKQIPANLVTAPVSENEEFNCDSVQKMFLLGMGASGSTVILDTNRCVSASMQARFELFQKQAELTQKCRGDANVQYAWLACSKGELPTILTYGLGHYGTSTIKSMYGIGVHLAAANCSYTSANFCDVDENEVQHVVLCRVIMGKMEVVCSGSRQNLPSCEDYDSGVDDLQNPRIYIVWTMNMNTHIYPEFVVSFKISSKTEGVTSCQVRKHQQLESSAVDLSISQPVSDSGRSEGKAASLGSSNTRAPKSPWMPFPMLFTAISKKVSSEVMDKINEHYELFRTKKIGRDEFIKKLRLIVGDALLRSTITNLQCQLPLRNKCEPEVLQPNLEKEKAQHAFN is encoded by the exons ATGGAAGCAAATATCGCAAAGGCATCGGATAGAAGTAGGAGAGTTGTGCTGGACTTAAAAAGAAAGCGGGCAACCCGGCTTGCTacatatttaaatgaagttagGCCCACTTGGGATTCGTTGCAAAATAAGCTTGGCAAACGGAGGAAATTGAATGGGTGCCAAAGTAAGGTCATGAGCTGTGGGTCTAATGGGAGATCTTTGCTTAAATGTTATTCAAATTATGTGAAAACTGGGACACCAAAGCGTTTAATGTTTTATCAGAATGGTGAATGGATTGATTTCCCCCAGAGTGTGGTTGATGTGGTTAGGGAAGATTTTCAGGTTAAGAAATCTGCTGTAGAGGTTGAATTCAATGGCCATTGCTTTATGCTTGATTTTCTGCATATGTCTCGAGTGAACTTGAAAACAACCTTACAGGAACCCATTGCTTGGATTGATGAAGCAGGTAGTTGCTTCTTTCCTGAAACTTTTGACTGCCATCAACCTGAAATTGGGGAATATCAAGACCCAGTGTTGGAGGAGCCTTATGGGCCTCAAGAGATCAAGCTGTGTTTGGAAATTGAAATCAATGGTGTCGATCAATCCAAGCTGAATGAATGTAGTGGGGAGTCAAATGATCTAGTTAAGCAGATACAAGTCAATAGTAAACCTGCTAGCAACCGCTATGCTATAGATGTTGAGAATAGTTTTAGTAGTGAGTCTGATGCAAAAATGGATGAGAATTTTCAGGAAAATAAACAGATACCTGCAAATTTAGTCACAGCGCCTGTATCtgaaaatgaagaatttaaTTGTGATTCTGTGCAGAAGATGTTTCTTTTGGGTATGGGTGCTTCTGGTAGTACCGTCATACTTGATACAAACCGTTGCGTAAGCGCTTCAATGCAAGCTCGATTTGAGCTTTTTCAGAAGCAGGCAGAACTAACCCAAAAATGTCGTGGGGATGCAAATGTTCAATATGCTTGGCTTGCTTGTTCTAAAGGGGAACTGCCTACAATATTGACATATGGGCTTGGTCATTATGGAACTTCCACAATTAAGTCCATGTATGGTATTGGTGTTCATCTTGCAGCTGCTAACTGCTCTTACACCAG TGCAAATTTTTGTGATGTTGACGAAAATGAGGTACAACACGTGGTGTTGTGCCGAGTGATAATGGGAAAGATGGAGGTTGTTTGTTCTGGCTCTAGACAAAACCTTCCCAGTTGCGAGGACTATGATAGTGGAGTGGATGATCTTCAAAATCCAAGGATTTATATAGTCTGGACTATGAATATGAACACTCACATCTATCCAGAATTTGTTGTTAGTTTCAAGATCTCTTCCAAAACTGAAG GGGTTACATCTTGTCAGGTGCGTAAGCACCAACAATTAGAGTCTTCTGCAGTTGATTTG AGCATAAGTCAACCAGTTTCAGATTCTGGGAGATCTGAGGGGAAAGCTGCCAGTCTGGGTTCAAGCAATACAAGAGCTCCTAAATCTCCTTGGATGCCTTTTCCCATGTTGTTTACTGCCATTTCAAAGAAAGTTTCTTCTGAGGTCATGGACAAGATTAATGAACATTATGAGTTGTTTAGG ACAAAGAAGATAGGTCGCGATGAGTTCATTAAAAAGTTGAGACTGATAGTTGGGGATGCTTTATTGAGGTCTAC